One window of the Mesotoga sp. UBA6090 genome contains the following:
- a CDS encoding protease inhibitor I42 family protein, with product MKKALIAICYIALIITSGLAIELKESANSMGVTDLAILEIQENPSTGYLWHIFAEPTGVLRNFLEEHSAPSMMPGAPSVKGWIMTAAREGKALITLRLFREWEGEKQSIDFRALTVDVTGEEKGQVDFNILINEVSLGSTFTVTLEENASTGYSWQYQILGDGISEIGKKVLADDSGKVGAPSKVTWTFQAVDGGNSAIVFRYFRSWEGEKSAVDYKAYNICVR from the coding sequence ATGAAGAAAGCACTGATAGCAATTTGCTATATCGCATTGATAATCACATCGGGGCTTGCGATTGAGTTGAAGGAGTCAGCCAATTCAATGGGTGTAACTGATCTTGCCATACTCGAGATTCAGGAGAATCCTTCCACGGGATATCTTTGGCATATTTTCGCGGAGCCGACAGGTGTGCTGAGAAACTTCCTTGAAGAGCACAGCGCACCCAGTATGATGCCGGGTGCTCCTTCTGTCAAAGGTTGGATAATGACTGCAGCAAGAGAGGGGAAAGCGCTGATCACCTTAAGACTCTTCAGGGAGTGGGAAGGGGAAAAGCAATCGATAGACTTCAGGGCATTGACCGTTGATGTAACTGGTGAGGAAAAAGGCCAGGTTGATTTCAATATTCTCATTAACGAAGTTTCCCTCGGCTCAACCTTCACTGTAACTCTCGAAGAGAATGCCAGCACGGGATACTCATGGCAGTATCAGATACTTGGAGACGGAATCAGCGAAATTGGTAAGAAAGTCCTGGCCGACGATAGCGGGAAAGTCGGAGCCCCTTCGAAAGTCACCTGGACTTTCCAGGCGGTAGATGGTGGCAATTCAGCAATTGTTTTTAGATATTTTAGATCATGGGAAGGCGAGAAATCAGCGGTAGATTATAAAGCCTACAATATCTGTGTGCGATGA
- a CDS encoding M24 family metallopeptidase → MNRFADEYEEIAANMPSEEERIGEHNEVLLDRLDYIMPGLLEEEDFDGWMVIGRENNEDPIISTLLPGSFYGASRITAFLFTKNNRFVLSPYGSQMSDYYESAWKVEDGDIFDSIGKLLMDLRVKTLGVDYSENFALADGITLSLLQSLKRRLCDEVAMVSAENIAVNWLQTRSEKEIEVYRNLDRIAHVIIRNAFSRDNIVPGVTKTRDLELLLKKLSYDIGLKTWFGPDVDFQRKGVEDPRSTGVVEEGDLLHCDFGFICNGLATDTQQMFYLKRKSRSSVPEGLQDVVSKTNEVQDILARNFTEGIRGNELLRMSLKDAAERDLNATIYSHPVGYHGHGAGPIIGLWNNQEGIKGTGDLKIRDSACFAMELNNRSPVASWSGQPVYGFLEETVAFRNNEIDYLDGRQEELFLI, encoded by the coding sequence ATGAATAGATTTGCGGATGAATATGAAGAGATAGCTGCCAACATGCCCTCTGAGGAAGAGAGAATCGGTGAACACAACGAGGTTCTGCTTGATAGACTGGATTATATTATGCCGGGTCTTCTTGAAGAAGAAGATTTCGATGGCTGGATGGTCATCGGAAGGGAAAATAACGAAGATCCCATCATAAGTACGCTTCTTCCCGGTTCGTTTTACGGAGCCAGCAGAATAACAGCCTTCTTATTCACGAAGAATAATAGATTTGTTTTGTCTCCATATGGTAGTCAGATGAGCGACTACTATGAATCTGCGTGGAAAGTTGAAGACGGAGATATCTTCGATTCAATAGGGAAGCTGTTGATGGACTTAAGGGTAAAGACTCTAGGAGTAGACTATTCGGAGAATTTCGCACTCGCCGACGGGATTACGCTTTCACTTCTCCAGTCTCTCAAGAGAAGGCTTTGTGATGAGGTTGCTATGGTTAGTGCCGAAAACATTGCGGTCAACTGGTTGCAGACTAGAAGCGAGAAGGAGATTGAGGTTTACAGAAATCTAGACAGAATAGCTCACGTAATAATCAGAAATGCCTTTTCGAGAGACAACATTGTACCGGGAGTCACGAAAACTAGAGATTTGGAGCTCCTGCTCAAGAAGCTTTCATATGATATTGGTCTGAAAACATGGTTCGGCCCAGATGTAGACTTCCAGAGAAAGGGTGTGGAAGATCCAAGAAGTACGGGAGTGGTAGAGGAGGGAGATCTTCTGCACTGCGATTTTGGTTTCATCTGTAATGGTCTTGCGACAGATACACAGCAAATGTTCTACCTGAAAAGGAAAAGTAGAAGTAGTGTACCGGAAGGGCTGCAAGATGTTGTTTCCAAGACAAACGAGGTTCAGGACATTCTGGCACGAAATTTCACTGAGGGTATTAGAGGGAACGAGCTGTTAAGAATGTCATTGAAAGACGCAGCAGAAAGAGATCTGAATGCGACGATCTATTCTCATCCGGTCGGCTATCATGGACACGGAGCGGGGCCAATCATAGGACTTTGGAATAACCAGGAAGGAATTAAGGGGACGGGGGATCTCAAAATCAGGGATTCTGCTTGTTTTGCCATGGAGTTGAACAACAGATCTCCAGTGGCTTCTTGGAGTGGCCAGCCGGTTTATGGATTCTTGGAGGAGACTGTCGCTTTCAGAAACAACGAGATTGACTATCTGGATGGAAGGCAGGAAGAGCTTTTTCTAATATAG